A portion of the Halobacillus ihumii genome contains these proteins:
- the fabZ gene encoding 3-hydroxyacyl-ACP dehydratase FabZ: protein MLDIQAIKEIIPHRYPFLLIDQVEEIEEGKRAVGYKNVTVNEPFFQGHFPDYPVMPGVLITEALAQMGAVAMLKKEDNQGKLAFFTGIDKCRFKRQVKPGDRLKLEVEIVRLKGPMGKGKALATVDGETACEAEIMFALK from the coding sequence ATGTTAGATATTCAAGCGATTAAAGAAATCATCCCGCACCGCTATCCATTTTTGCTGATTGATCAGGTGGAAGAAATAGAGGAAGGCAAGCGCGCCGTCGGTTATAAAAACGTCACCGTCAACGAGCCTTTCTTCCAGGGCCATTTTCCCGATTACCCTGTCATGCCTGGTGTGCTTATTACCGAAGCCCTTGCACAGATGGGGGCTGTCGCGATGTTGAAAAAAGAAGACAATCAAGGCAAACTCGCCTTTTTCACTGGAATCGACAAATGCCGCTTCAAGCGTCAAGTCAAACCAGGAGATCGTCTTAAATTGGAAGTTGAAATCGTTCGCCTCAAAGGACCGATGGGCAAAGGGAAAGCTCTCGCTACCGTAGACGGCGAAACCGCTTGTGAAGCGGAAATCATGTTTGCTCTTAAATAA
- a CDS encoding lmo0937 family membrane protein: MLWTIIIILLAFWLIGVIIDIAGGLIHLLLIAAIIFLVVRLFRRSGRPRD; this comes from the coding sequence ATGCTTTGGACGATTATTATCATTTTACTGGCTTTTTGGCTGATTGGTGTGATCATTGATATCGCTGGCGGGTTAATTCATTTGCTGTTGATTGCGGCGATTATTTTTCTCGTTGTTCGCTTGTTCCGCAGAAGCGGCCGGCCGCGCGATTAA
- a CDS encoding class I SAM-dependent methyltransferase gives MMNEWVTAMQARKWMKKNESFLPGWHAYVGAELGLFDDFAKAKTIADVSDETGYPYDLLSSWVRVGVAVKHLKKRPNHRFRTSKKRCASLMGDNASTGVKALLKEVMELHMPTLLNYPDYMRTNQRAYFDHERHGEVVAETSALLENFSINKIKKMIHDRELDTIVDLGCGHGGYLRKLAETYPNVQMIGVDLNQDVVERARELAEGYPNLSFEVADVMDWTPQEDGVDVILLHNVFHYIQPNVREQLLNHLYSYLNKDGLISVVTPVNETQHGEEFSSAFNSFFVAHSNLFALPNTDELNDLAETCRFDLFDFDPIIKEGSWYTFWLTPSIRVKEIGRYQEDGGAGQRFTSNRQLTS, from the coding sequence ATGATGAACGAATGGGTTACCGCGATGCAAGCGAGAAAATGGATGAAGAAAAACGAGTCATTTTTACCAGGGTGGCATGCCTATGTAGGGGCAGAACTCGGCCTGTTTGACGATTTCGCCAAAGCGAAAACTATCGCCGACGTTAGCGATGAGACCGGCTATCCATATGACCTGCTCTCATCCTGGGTCCGCGTCGGAGTTGCCGTGAAACATTTGAAGAAACGCCCCAACCATCGCTTCCGAACCTCCAAGAAACGCTGTGCCTCACTGATGGGCGACAACGCCTCCACCGGTGTGAAAGCCCTGTTGAAGGAAGTCATGGAACTCCACATGCCGACACTCCTCAACTATCCGGATTACATGAGAACCAATCAACGCGCCTACTTCGACCATGAACGCCACGGTGAAGTAGTGGCCGAAACATCAGCACTGCTCGAGAACTTTTCGATTAATAAAATAAAAAAGATGATACACGACAGGGAGCTAGACACGATCGTTGATCTGGGCTGCGGCCATGGGGGGTATTTGCGAAAACTAGCCGAGACATACCCAAACGTTCAAATGATCGGTGTTGATCTCAATCAAGACGTCGTGGAGCGTGCCCGCGAGTTAGCAGAGGGCTATCCGAATCTCAGCTTTGAAGTAGCGGATGTGATGGACTGGACCCCGCAAGAAGATGGTGTTGACGTGATTTTGCTGCACAATGTATTTCACTATATTCAACCAAACGTACGTGAGCAGCTGCTGAATCATTTGTACAGTTACCTCAATAAAGACGGTTTGATCTCAGTAGTCACACCAGTAAATGAAACACAGCATGGGGAAGAGTTCTCTTCAGCGTTTAACAGCTTTTTCGTCGCCCATTCGAACTTATTCGCCCTGCCGAATACAGATGAACTCAATGATCTAGCCGAAACGTGCCGCTTCGACCTGTTCGACTTTGACCCGATCATTAAAGAAGGATCTTGGTACACGTTCTGGCTGACTCCGAGCATCCGTGTGAAAGAAATTGGCCGATATCAGGAAGACGGAGGAGCGGGGCAACGGTTTACCAGCAACCGCCAGCTGACTTCTTAG
- a CDS encoding FAD-dependent oxidoreductase translates to MKTDVFIAGGGVGGLALAVKLASRGVHVTVVEQLAKKSSAYKGELLQPKTLAILDRLDVLAETEASGHVIDQLRFLEVERQAHARPREIQLTELNYSRVASKYDHSLMVPHETTKDILREKGTAYAEHFHYLAGTRFLGFENGMAKVRQKKSIQYIEADVYIGAEGRSSPTREEMNVRVKRRDYNHHFLTVTIPRPCDFTKGKMITTADQFLGLFPLPDQQVRTVYLIKAGTFKQFKERGLSYLYQAYSELEPELSEGVRAIQDWKAVQLMIPFTYHVDSYYRGNLALIGDAAHTVHPMAGEGMNLAIQDADVLGELLAWCKEQGEPFHKHLHYYEDVRKPRVEFLLNLSHLSAFVYSVPYEWWRSIRMRAMQRMYDDDELHVKQMLNISGLGKWPFTLVDRAIQGSILPARRKKVSDRKQQQFLFSEAEDYPWRTSQKGKV, encoded by the coding sequence GTGAAGACAGACGTATTCATTGCTGGCGGTGGAGTAGGCGGACTGGCTCTGGCTGTCAAATTGGCGAGTCGGGGCGTTCATGTCACGGTGGTCGAGCAGCTTGCGAAAAAATCGTCGGCTTATAAAGGGGAGCTGCTGCAGCCGAAGACGCTTGCGATCTTAGATCGGCTTGATGTGCTGGCGGAAACGGAGGCGAGCGGTCATGTGATCGATCAACTGCGGTTTCTTGAAGTGGAGCGGCAAGCGCATGCCCGCCCTCGTGAGATTCAATTAACAGAGCTCAATTATAGCCGGGTGGCCAGCAAGTATGATCATTCGCTCATGGTACCTCATGAAACGACAAAGGATATTTTGCGGGAAAAAGGTACAGCTTATGCTGAGCATTTCCACTACTTAGCTGGCACGCGGTTTCTCGGGTTTGAAAATGGCATGGCTAAAGTGAGACAAAAGAAATCAATTCAATATATCGAAGCGGATGTGTATATCGGGGCAGAGGGTCGCAGTTCTCCTACTCGTGAGGAAATGAATGTGCGTGTGAAGCGACGTGACTACAACCATCATTTTCTCACAGTGACCATCCCGCGCCCCTGCGATTTTACAAAAGGAAAAATGATTACGACTGCGGACCAATTTCTCGGACTTTTCCCGCTTCCTGATCAGCAAGTACGAACGGTTTACCTCATTAAAGCAGGCACGTTCAAGCAATTCAAAGAGCGAGGTCTGTCCTATCTCTACCAGGCATACAGTGAATTAGAGCCGGAGTTATCAGAAGGTGTACGAGCCATTCAGGATTGGAAGGCTGTGCAGCTGATGATCCCGTTTACGTACCACGTGGACTCCTATTACAGAGGCAATCTGGCCTTAATCGGCGATGCGGCTCATACGGTACATCCGATGGCCGGGGAAGGGATGAATCTCGCCATTCAGGACGCTGATGTGCTCGGCGAATTGCTCGCCTGGTGCAAGGAGCAAGGAGAACCATTCCATAAGCATCTGCACTATTATGAAGATGTCCGCAAGCCGCGAGTGGAATTTTTGTTAAACCTCAGTCATCTGTCGGCATTCGTATACTCGGTCCCGTATGAGTGGTGGCGCAGCATTCGCATGCGTGCGATGCAGCGGATGTATGACGATGACGAACTTCACGTCAAGCAAATGTTAAACATATCAGGTCTCGGAAAATGGCCGTTTACGTTGGTTGACCGGGCGATCCAAGGGAGTATCCTTCCCGCCCGCAGGAAAAAGGTGAGCGATCGCAAGCAACAGCAATTTCTGTTCAGTGAAGCGGAGGATTACCCGTGGAGAACATCACAGAAAGGGAAGGTGTGA
- a CDS encoding DUF4878 domain-containing protein produces MNKLIVNIALILLLASVSLGIGSTAHAESSKEQALNAVEQFLNAQKNCDAEEMMKTSEHSQKISNVKEFYTGFCKAHPLEHAEITDLNMVNDTTAIVSTHSTYEDLIAVGTNPVIKIEGQWKIIRGVYGPGYVEFPDKSNRRVTEDKVRQAIEDFSKAVNSGDVKSMKKYLKPLSQSDKAQLDKHLRAISEGPVPEVTALGVRKISDSAAMAQIEKKYEHFRSTSNVLICKEDGQWKVVFGGHLQNAMIPTSDEVVEVK; encoded by the coding sequence ATGAACAAACTAATCGTTAACATCGCCCTTATCCTTTTGTTAGCAAGCGTCAGCCTCGGGATCGGTTCAACGGCACACGCTGAATCGTCCAAAGAACAGGCCTTAAACGCTGTTGAGCAATTTCTCAATGCTCAGAAAAATTGTGATGCTGAGGAAATGATGAAAACATCTGAACACTCTCAAAAGATCAGTAATGTTAAAGAATTTTATACTGGATTTTGTAAAGCCCACCCACTGGAGCATGCAGAAATTACTGACTTGAACATGGTGAATGATACGACAGCCATTGTCTCGACTCACTCCACCTATGAAGACTTAATCGCAGTCGGAACAAACCCTGTCATCAAAATAGAGGGACAGTGGAAAATCATTAGAGGTGTGTACGGTCCAGGATACGTCGAATTCCCTGACAAATCGAACCGCAGAGTAACCGAAGATAAAGTCAGGCAGGCCATTGAAGATTTTTCAAAAGCCGTCAACTCTGGCGATGTCAAATCCATGAAAAAATATTTGAAGCCTTTATCTCAATCAGACAAAGCCCAACTCGATAAACATCTCAGGGCTATTTCCGAAGGACCTGTCCCAGAAGTAACAGCACTCGGCGTCAGAAAGATTTCTGATTCAGCAGCCATGGCTCAAATTGAAAAGAAATACGAACATTTCCGCTCCACGAGCAACGTCCTCATTTGTAAGGAGGATGGACAGTGGAAGGTTGTCTTTGGCGGTCATCTTCAAAACGCCATGATTCCTACAAGTGACGAAGTTGTTGAAGTGAAATAG
- a CDS encoding DNA-directed RNA polymerase subunit beta, whose product MATKEAKQQEKKPLRKQHKEGKKKTSRKTRRRILPIWLRLVIVLVLSVLALLIGLVVGYGVIGDGNPLDALDWSTWERIWNLVMKKE is encoded by the coding sequence ATGGCGACAAAAGAAGCAAAACAACAAGAGAAGAAACCATTGCGCAAACAGCACAAAGAAGGAAAGAAAAAGACATCAAGGAAGACACGCCGCCGGATTTTGCCGATATGGCTGCGCCTTGTGATTGTGCTTGTCCTTAGTGTTCTAGCCCTGCTGATCGGACTTGTCGTCGGCTATGGTGTCATCGGTGATGGAAATCCGCTCGATGCGCTGGATTGGTCAACGTGGGAGCGGATTTGGAATCTTGTTATGAAAAAGGAATAG
- a CDS encoding flagellar hook-basal body protein produces MNRTMMQASVTMGQIQHKLDIIGHNLANTNTPGYKSRQADFSSLLFQQIDNLVTEGQEEAADETGAQNRLTPDGIRVGSGARVAHTNIDLSQGNLKKTDRALDVALLEDNHLFQLQVATENGFETQYTRSGNFYLSAAGNGQVLLANADGLPVLGEDGQPIQLADNMEGMEIREDGAILVTRNGNTAVEAQLGIVEAIRPRVLESAGNNRFSLPADGVLAGEAIIENVDGQLQSGTLETSNVDISKQMTDMLMAQRAYQFNARSISTSDQMMGLISQLRS; encoded by the coding sequence ATGAATCGAACGATGATGCAGGCCTCCGTAACGATGGGGCAAATTCAACATAAACTTGATATTATCGGCCATAATCTGGCCAACACGAACACGCCGGGTTATAAAAGCAGACAAGCTGATTTCTCTTCGTTATTGTTTCAGCAAATCGATAATCTCGTGACTGAGGGGCAGGAAGAGGCGGCTGATGAGACAGGAGCGCAAAACAGGCTGACGCCTGACGGGATTCGTGTTGGATCAGGTGCAAGGGTTGCCCATACGAATATCGATTTGAGTCAGGGGAATTTGAAAAAAACCGATCGTGCATTGGATGTCGCTTTACTTGAAGACAATCATCTGTTTCAATTGCAAGTAGCGACAGAAAACGGATTTGAAACACAGTACACACGATCTGGGAACTTTTACCTCAGCGCAGCAGGCAATGGACAAGTTCTCCTGGCTAACGCTGATGGACTGCCTGTTTTAGGTGAAGATGGACAACCGATTCAGCTGGCTGACAATATGGAAGGTATGGAAATCCGCGAAGATGGTGCGATTCTCGTGACTCGAAATGGCAATACAGCCGTAGAAGCTCAGCTTGGGATCGTAGAAGCTATCCGTCCTCGTGTGCTTGAATCAGCAGGAAACAATCGCTTCTCTCTCCCTGCAGATGGCGTCCTTGCAGGTGAAGCGATTATCGAGAACGTGGACGGTCAATTACAAAGCGGTACTCTCGAAACTTCTAACGTAGATATTTCAAAACAAATGACAGACATGCTGATGGCCCAGCGTGCCTATCAATTCAATGCACGCTCAATTTCCACGAGCGATCAAATGATGGGACTCATCAGCCAGCTCAGGTCATAA
- a CDS encoding flagellar hook-basal body protein — MLRGFYTAASGMMANQRMQETLSNNLANAYTPGYKADQGTMRAFPELLIQQMNQTTVPTRNGGLTLPTEKSIGSLHTGVYMQETVPKFSQGDLRETGIQTDLALLNGNLPDENGSLFFNVQDEAGNLRYTRNGNFTVDGEGFLTTTQGYYVLDDAGNPIQTDGMEFDVRENGTLIAAGVTAQLGLSYSPDSFSLEKVGSGLFSPGEDAAPLADARAGGEVNFSIRQGFLERSNVDPAQVMTEMMNTYRSFELNQRVLKAYDQSLQKTVTEIARLG, encoded by the coding sequence TTGTTGAGAGGATTTTATACAGCAGCCTCGGGAATGATGGCAAACCAGCGCATGCAGGAAACATTGTCGAACAACTTGGCCAACGCTTATACACCAGGTTATAAAGCAGATCAGGGAACGATGCGTGCTTTTCCTGAATTATTAATTCAGCAAATGAACCAAACTACCGTTCCGACACGTAATGGAGGACTGACTCTTCCAACCGAGAAATCAATCGGCTCTCTTCATACCGGTGTGTACATGCAGGAAACAGTACCGAAATTCTCTCAGGGCGATTTAAGGGAGACAGGGATCCAAACAGACCTGGCTCTCTTAAATGGCAATTTACCAGACGAGAACGGCTCCCTATTTTTTAATGTGCAGGATGAAGCAGGCAATCTGCGTTATACGAGAAACGGTAATTTCACCGTTGATGGTGAGGGTTTCCTGACGACGACTCAAGGTTATTATGTGCTCGATGATGCCGGCAACCCGATCCAAACGGACGGCATGGAGTTTGACGTTAGGGAAAATGGCACTCTGATCGCAGCAGGTGTCACTGCACAGCTAGGCCTATCCTACAGTCCAGATTCCTTTAGCTTAGAAAAAGTCGGAAGTGGTCTATTCTCGCCTGGAGAAGACGCCGCGCCACTAGCGGATGCACGTGCAGGCGGAGAGGTCAATTTTTCAATAAGACAGGGTTTTCTTGAACGTTCCAATGTAGACCCGGCTCAAGTTATGACAGAAATGATGAATACATACCGTTCCTTTGAATTGAACCAGCGTGTGCTGAAGGCGTATGACCAGAGTCTTCAGAAAACCGTTACCGAGATAGCCAGATTAGGCTAG
- a CDS encoding rod shape-determining protein — MFARDIGIDLGTANVLIHVKGKGIVLNEPSVVAMDRNTGKVLEVGEEARRMVGRTPGNIEAIRPLKDGVIADFDVTEAMLKHFIQKTNVRGFLSKPRMLICCPTNITKVEQKAIKEAAEKSGGKKIYLEEEPKVAAIGAGMDIFQPSGNMVVDIGGGTTDVAVISMGDIVTASSIKMAGDKFDQDILSYIKKHYKLLIGERTAETIKISVATVFKGARKEEIEIRGRDMMTGLPRTITVNSEEIEASLRESVQTIVQAAKQVLERTPPELSADIIDRGVIMTGGGALVHGIDQLLAEELKVPVFVAEDPMDCVAKGTGIMLENIDKVTRHKIS; from the coding sequence ATGTTTGCAAGAGATATCGGAATAGACTTAGGAACAGCGAACGTACTTATTCATGTAAAAGGGAAGGGCATTGTGTTAAATGAGCCCTCTGTTGTAGCGATGGACAGAAATACTGGCAAGGTTCTTGAAGTGGGAGAAGAAGCTCGTCGAATGGTGGGACGCACACCAGGAAACATCGAGGCGATTCGCCCATTGAAAGACGGGGTCATCGCTGACTTTGATGTCACAGAAGCGATGCTCAAGCATTTTATTCAAAAAACAAACGTGCGCGGCTTTTTATCCAAGCCTCGGATGTTGATTTGCTGCCCGACCAATATTACGAAAGTCGAGCAAAAAGCAATTAAAGAAGCAGCGGAAAAATCCGGCGGTAAAAAGATTTACCTTGAAGAAGAGCCAAAAGTCGCGGCAATTGGCGCTGGCATGGACATATTCCAGCCGAGCGGGAATATGGTCGTGGACATCGGCGGGGGTACGACAGATGTTGCTGTTATTTCCATGGGGGATATCGTGACCGCTTCCTCCATTAAAATGGCGGGGGACAAATTCGACCAGGACATTTTGAGTTACATTAAGAAACATTACAAGCTGTTAATCGGCGAACGGACTGCTGAAACGATTAAAATAAGTGTGGCGACCGTATTTAAAGGGGCACGCAAGGAAGAAATCGAAATTCGCGGTCGTGATATGATGACTGGACTGCCGCGTACGATCACGGTGAATTCCGAAGAGATCGAGGCCTCCCTCCGCGAATCTGTCCAGACCATCGTACAGGCCGCGAAGCAAGTCCTTGAGCGCACACCGCCAGAACTGTCAGCAGACATTATTGACAGAGGTGTCATCATGACTGGCGGCGGTGCCTTAGTGCATGGCATTGATCAGCTGCTGGCAGAAGAGCTTAAAGTTCCTGTTTTTGTCGCAGAAGATCCTATGGACTGTGTAGCCAAAGGGACAGGAATCATGCTGGAAAACATAGACAAAGTGACTCGTCATAAAATCAGCTAA
- the spoIIID gene encoding sporulation transcriptional regulator SpoIIID: MHDYIKERTIKIGEYIVETKKTVRVIAKEFGVSKSTVHKDLTERLPEINADLAKQVKLILDHHKDIRHLRGGEATRMKYRTIIEDAPAEPTH; encoded by the coding sequence GTGCATGACTACATCAAAGAACGGACGATCAAGATTGGGGAGTATATTGTCGAAACGAAGAAGACGGTAAGAGTGATTGCGAAAGAATTTGGAGTGTCGAAAAGCACGGTACACAAAGACTTGACTGAGCGTCTGCCCGAAATTAATGCGGATTTAGCCAAACAAGTTAAGCTGATTCTCGATCATCATAAGGATATCAGGCATCTTCGTGGAGGAGAAGCGACACGAATGAAATATCGTACCATTATCGAAGATGCACCTGCAGAACCAACCCACTAG
- a CDS encoding M23 family metallopeptidase, whose protein sequence is MTKLKFKRLMRKKWIYPALYLTVAALVLVGVFWFQQSSSDVAEQMKDQNQTGVQDDVDVQDQESVPVTGQEENLQMPVASEQQTTVVTKFFDYDASKEAQESALVLYNNKYYQSEGIDLAKANGETFDVTASLSGTVTEVKEDPLYGNVVQISHDDKVSTVYASLSEVKVEAGSEVKQGDVIGQAGQNSFGKADGVHVHFEVRKDGEPLNPEDFFGKAVSKIEAKEEKASTEEGGDASGEEEQSTTDPAEKQNQPSANVEDPDTEIEPDQSSDSEGQMQPAPEEGETPTEGDAPTEGETPTEGDAPTEGETPTEEGGTPSEEAPTGEEEEPAPGEDSSSSAATTNA, encoded by the coding sequence GTGACTAAATTAAAGTTTAAACGCTTAATGCGCAAGAAGTGGATCTATCCAGCATTGTATCTTACCGTAGCAGCTTTGGTACTTGTAGGGGTGTTTTGGTTCCAGCAAAGCTCAAGTGACGTAGCCGAACAGATGAAGGATCAAAATCAAACAGGTGTACAAGACGATGTCGACGTACAAGATCAAGAATCCGTTCCCGTTACCGGTCAGGAAGAGAATTTGCAAATGCCTGTTGCCAGCGAGCAGCAAACAACTGTCGTAACAAAGTTCTTTGATTATGATGCATCAAAAGAAGCGCAAGAAAGTGCACTGGTACTTTACAACAATAAGTATTATCAGAGTGAAGGAATCGATTTAGCAAAAGCGAATGGAGAAACTTTTGATGTAACAGCATCTCTATCAGGTACTGTTACTGAGGTGAAAGAGGATCCACTCTATGGAAACGTCGTTCAAATCAGTCATGACGATAAAGTATCAACCGTTTATGCTAGTCTATCTGAAGTGAAGGTAGAAGCAGGTTCTGAAGTGAAACAAGGTGATGTGATTGGACAAGCTGGTCAGAATTCTTTTGGCAAAGCAGATGGTGTCCATGTACACTTTGAAGTAAGAAAAGATGGTGAGCCACTGAACCCGGAGGATTTCTTCGGAAAAGCAGTAAGCAAAATAGAAGCTAAAGAAGAAAAGGCTAGCACTGAAGAAGGCGGAGATGCTTCTGGTGAAGAGGAGCAGTCAACAACTGATCCTGCTGAAAAACAGAATCAGCCGTCAGCGAATGTAGAAGATCCAGATACTGAGATCGAGCCGGACCAATCTTCTGATAGTGAAGGTCAAATGCAGCCAGCTCCAGAAGAAGGAGAGACTCCAACTGAAGGGGATGCCCCGACTGAGGGTGAAACTCCAACCGAAGGGGATGCGCCAACTGAAGGCGAAACTCCAACTGAAGAGGGTGGAACTCCTTCAGAAGAAGCACCAACTGGTGAGGAAGAAGAGCCAGCACCAGGAGAAGACAGCTCTTCATCTGCTGCAACTACAAACGCTTAA
- the spoIID gene encoding stage II sporulation protein D has translation MKRRNRIGIMVISSIFLGILLIPTLIVVPFTGSNDTATVEETQAPSAADESVTELPASLSPFSIHVLRSKTKEVEEVPLETYVSRVVASEMPASFELEALKAQALAARTYITRHLAQGEPVSENADVTDTVQHQVYKSDQELRDLWGENYKENISKINRAVKETAGEIITYKQQPIEAAFFSTSNGYTENSEDYWKNEIPYLKSVASPWDKASPKFNDQKIVTVSGLESSLGVDIVPTLSNMELTKTEGGRVDQITIGSETFSGRQIREAFNLQSSDFTMEVKNNHVIFTTQGYGHGVGMSQYGANGMAKAGKNYKEIIHHYYQNTEISPMSKQTAAITTAKQTVN, from the coding sequence ATGAAAAGAAGGAATCGCATTGGCATCATGGTAATAAGCAGTATTTTTTTAGGGATCCTCTTGATCCCCACACTGATTGTGGTGCCATTCACAGGCTCAAACGACACAGCAACAGTCGAAGAAACACAAGCTCCATCCGCTGCAGATGAATCCGTGACAGAGCTGCCAGCCAGTCTATCTCCATTTAGTATTCACGTACTGAGGAGTAAGACGAAAGAAGTCGAAGAAGTTCCTTTAGAAACATACGTATCACGGGTGGTAGCCTCTGAAATGCCGGCAAGCTTCGAACTTGAGGCTCTAAAAGCACAGGCCCTTGCTGCACGAACGTACATCACCCGGCATCTCGCGCAGGGGGAACCTGTATCAGAGAACGCAGATGTGACAGATACCGTCCAGCACCAAGTGTATAAAAGTGATCAGGAGCTTCGTGATTTATGGGGAGAGAATTATAAAGAAAACATAAGTAAAATTAATCGAGCTGTAAAGGAAACAGCTGGAGAAATCATCACTTATAAACAGCAGCCGATTGAAGCAGCATTTTTCTCCACAAGCAACGGTTATACAGAAAATTCCGAGGACTATTGGAAAAATGAGATCCCTTATTTAAAGAGTGTAGCAAGCCCATGGGATAAAGCATCACCGAAGTTTAACGATCAAAAAATTGTTACCGTCAGCGGGTTGGAGTCCTCCTTAGGTGTAGATATCGTGCCGACCCTTTCCAATATGGAACTAACCAAAACTGAAGGTGGCCGTGTCGATCAAATCACGATTGGCAGTGAAACCTTCTCAGGCCGGCAAATTCGTGAGGCCTTTAACTTGCAATCTAGTGATTTTACGATGGAAGTAAAGAATAATCACGTGATCTTCACTACTCAAGGGTACGGTCACGGAGTGGGGATGAGTCAATATGGGGCTAACGGAATGGCCAAGGCTGGTAAGAATTACAAGGAAATCATCCACCATTACTATCAAAACACTGAAATCTCCCCGATGAGCAAGCAGACGGCTGCGATCACGACTGCTAAGCAGACAGTAAATTAA
- the murA gene encoding UDP-N-acetylglucosamine 1-carboxyvinyltransferase produces the protein MEKIIVRGGRQLKGTVRAEGAKNAVLPVIAASIIASEGKSVLHDVPALADVYTINEVIRHMNADVDMKGRTVTIDASDELTTEAPIEYVRKMRASVLVLGPLLARYGHAKVALPGGCAIGSRPLDQHLKGFEAMGAEVTVGNGSIEAHVNGRLRGAKIYLDVPSVGATENIMMAAALAEGKTILENCAKEPEIVDLANFLNKMGARIVGAGTETIRIEGVDKLFGATHTIIPDRVEAGTFMVAAAITGGNVLVQGAMQEHLRSVISKMEEMGVTIEEEDDGLRVIGPEKLKATDIKTMPHPGFPTDMQSQMMALMVNATGTSVITETVFENRFMHVEEFRRMNAKMKIEGRSVIVEGPSKLQGAEVQATDLRAGAALILAGLVADGYTRVTELKHLDRGYVDFTEKLAQLGANIERINEEESYMEEIEPSESISTL, from the coding sequence TTGGAAAAAATCATCGTCCGTGGTGGAAGGCAGCTTAAAGGCACTGTAAGAGCTGAAGGTGCAAAGAATGCCGTACTGCCTGTCATCGCAGCAAGTATAATTGCAAGTGAAGGAAAAAGTGTTTTGCACGACGTCCCTGCTTTAGCGGATGTTTATACTATTAATGAAGTCATTAGACATATGAACGCAGATGTAGATATGAAAGGTCGCACAGTGACTATAGACGCTTCAGATGAACTGACAACCGAAGCTCCGATAGAATATGTTCGCAAAATGAGAGCTTCCGTACTCGTTCTGGGACCACTATTGGCCCGCTATGGCCATGCGAAGGTCGCTCTACCTGGAGGCTGTGCAATCGGTTCACGTCCGCTTGATCAACACCTTAAAGGTTTCGAAGCAATGGGGGCAGAGGTTACCGTTGGAAATGGGTCCATTGAGGCACATGTAAACGGGCGTCTACGAGGAGCTAAGATTTACTTGGACGTACCTAGCGTAGGAGCTACAGAGAATATCATGATGGCTGCTGCACTAGCCGAAGGAAAAACAATTCTTGAGAATTGTGCAAAAGAACCTGAAATCGTTGACCTTGCTAACTTCTTGAACAAAATGGGAGCGCGCATTGTCGGCGCAGGTACAGAGACAATCCGAATTGAGGGAGTCGATAAGCTGTTTGGCGCGACACACACGATTATTCCCGACCGAGTAGAGGCTGGAACCTTTATGGTAGCCGCTGCGATTACGGGAGGAAATGTGCTCGTACAAGGAGCGATGCAGGAACACTTACGTTCAGTTATTTCAAAAATGGAAGAAATGGGTGTGACCATTGAGGAAGAAGATGATGGTCTGCGAGTCATTGGTCCAGAGAAGCTTAAGGCAACGGACATTAAAACGATGCCGCATCCAGGCTTCCCAACAGATATGCAGTCACAAATGATGGCACTGATGGTTAATGCAACAGGAACCAGTGTCATTACCGAAACGGTCTTTGAGAACCGCTTTATGCATGTGGAGGAATTCCGCCGTATGAATGCGAAGATGAAGATCGAAGGCCGTAGTGTCATTGTAGAGGGTCCATCTAAACTACAAGGTGCTGAAGTGCAGGCAACGGACTTAAGAGCCGGAGCTGCTCTGATCTTAGCAGGTCTTGTAGCGGACGGATATACACGTGTAACTGAACTGAAACACTTAGATCGCGGGTATGTGGACTTTACTGAAAAACTTGCCCAGCTCGGTGCTAATATTGAACGTATTAACGAAGAAGAATCCTATATGGAAGAGATTGAGCCAAGCGAATCAATATCGACTTTATAA